A genomic region of Trichothermofontia sichuanensis B231 contains the following coding sequences:
- the hisD gene encoding histidinol dehydrogenase, whose product MLRIITQRAEAEAELRRICDRTHDEQVVHKEATVREVLQTVKRRGDWALLHYTEEFDQQRLSVEELRVSGAELEAAYHLVPKELVDAIQLAASQIEAFQRQRVPKSWVQFGDRGVVLGKRYTPVDRAGLYVPGGLAAYPSTVLMNAIPAKVAGVKRIVIATPPSREPGREKAVNPAVLVAAQVAGVHEIYRIGGAQAIAALAYGTETVPKVDVIAGPGNVYVTLAKKLVYGTVGIDSLAGPSEVLVIADETAHPRHIAADLLAQAEHDTLAAAILLTPSLSLAEQVVAAVKQQLEDHPRRTLTEKAIANYGLVVIVDSLETAAALSNDFAPEHLELEVEDPWELLQQIRHAGAIFLGQSTPEAVGDYVAGPSHTLPTSGAARYASALGVETFMKHSSLVQYSPQALEQVSKAVITLATAEGLASHAESVRVRMQAEGRGWPSPLSPPGRELGTESGEWRVESGE is encoded by the coding sequence ATGCTGCGAATTATCACTCAGCGGGCCGAGGCAGAGGCTGAACTACGACGGATCTGCGATCGTACCCACGATGAGCAGGTTGTCCATAAAGAGGCTACTGTCCGCGAAGTCCTTCAAACCGTGAAGCGCCGGGGCGACTGGGCACTCCTCCACTACACTGAAGAATTTGACCAACAACGGCTGAGCGTTGAGGAATTGCGCGTCAGCGGGGCCGAGCTAGAGGCGGCTTACCATCTGGTGCCTAAGGAGTTGGTCGATGCGATCCAGTTGGCAGCCAGCCAGATTGAAGCCTTCCAGCGTCAGCGGGTGCCCAAAAGCTGGGTGCAGTTTGGCGATCGCGGTGTTGTCCTGGGGAAACGCTACACGCCGGTCGATCGGGCGGGGTTATATGTGCCGGGGGGGCTGGCGGCCTATCCCAGCACGGTGTTGATGAATGCTATTCCGGCGAAGGTGGCGGGGGTCAAACGCATTGTCATCGCCACGCCGCCTAGTCGGGAACCTGGACGGGAGAAGGCTGTGAATCCGGCAGTGTTGGTGGCTGCTCAGGTGGCCGGTGTCCATGAAATTTATCGGATCGGCGGTGCCCAGGCGATCGCGGCCCTGGCCTATGGAACAGAGACCGTGCCCAAGGTGGATGTGATTGCGGGACCGGGCAATGTTTACGTCACCTTGGCCAAGAAATTGGTCTACGGGACGGTGGGGATTGACTCGTTGGCGGGGCCGTCGGAGGTGCTGGTGATTGCTGATGAGACGGCTCACCCCCGGCACATTGCGGCGGATCTGCTGGCTCAGGCGGAACACGATACCCTGGCAGCAGCGATTTTGCTCACGCCCTCCCTCTCCCTCGCCGAGCAGGTTGTCGCGGCGGTGAAGCAGCAATTGGAGGATCATCCCCGCCGGACTTTGACGGAAAAGGCGATCGCCAACTATGGCCTGGTGGTGATTGTGGATTCCTTGGAAACGGCAGCGGCCTTGAGCAATGACTTTGCTCCAGAGCATCTAGAACTCGAAGTTGAAGATCCCTGGGAACTGTTGCAACAGATCCGCCATGCTGGCGCTATCTTCCTGGGCCAATCGACCCCGGAAGCGGTCGGGGATTATGTGGCCGGTCCCAGCCATACCCTGCCCACCTCCGGCGCAGCCCGCTATGCCTCGGCCCTGGGGGTGGAAACCTTCATGAAGCATTCCAGTTTGGTGCAGTATTCCCCCCAAGCCCTGGAGCAGGTGTCTAAGGCGGTGATCACCCTGGCAACGGCGGAAGGCTTGGCCTCCCACGCGGAATCGGTCCGGGTGCGGATGCAGGCGGAAGGGCGCGGCTGGCCGTCGCCGCTGTCGCCACCGGGGCGAGAGTTAGGCACGGAGAGTGGGGAATGGCGAGTAGAGAGTGGTGAGTAG
- a CDS encoding DNA-directed RNA polymerase subunit omega yields MQKRPQIDTSKIMYQAEELISAASNRYRITVQVANRAKRRRYEDFDSVDDPFLKPVIRAIIEMSDELTQPEIIGE; encoded by the coding sequence ATGCAAAAGCGCCCCCAAATTGACACCAGCAAAATCATGTATCAGGCTGAGGAGTTGATTAGTGCCGCCTCGAATCGGTATCGCATCACGGTGCAGGTAGCGAATCGGGCTAAACGCCGCCGCTACGAAGATTTTGACAGCGTAGATGATCCCTTTCTCAAACCTGTTATCCGGGCGATTATCGAGATGTCAGATGAGTTGACCCAACCGGAAATTATCGGCGAATGA
- a CDS encoding ABC transporter substrate-binding protein, producing MQLRQTGRLRRLLGIVLAIVGSSLLLSGCNLDRFRVEAVQVPEIITSFLGDPQTFNSALSKTSPNVFALIYEGLITSHGITGEIQPALAESWEISEDNLAITFRLRKGLRWSDGHPLTADDVIFSYRDIYLNDAIPTGARDILRVGVTGALPTVEKIDDRQVVFHVPEPFAPFLRNTGLPILPRHILAASVQTLDADGKPLFLSKWGVGTPPQEIVTNGMYTIASYVTGQRIVLQRNPYYWRRGPMGEPQPYVQRFIWKIVENRDTQLLKFRSGDLDVAEPMRPEDFPLLKREEKRGNFRVEMGGPRPGTVFISFNLNKGSRNGKPLVDPIKSKWFNTLAFRQAVAYAIDRDKMIANTFRGLGAKIDSPLTSQSPYYLPPAAGLPVYNYDPEKAKQLLLEAGFRYNDRNELLDANGNRVRFTLLTNAENTIRVSMAAQIKQDLAKIGIQVDFTPIAFSALVDKLGNTLDWECHLLGFTGGVEPHSGFNIWSPDGSLHSFNQKPLPNQPPIEGRQVADWEQKIGDLYIQGAQELDEDKRRQIYAQTQIIAQEQLPFIHLATELLMSAVRNTIQGVQFSDLEGALWNLYEIQVTP from the coding sequence ATGCAATTACGGCAAACAGGGCGATTACGGAGACTGCTGGGTATTGTATTGGCTATCGTTGGGAGTAGCTTACTTCTGAGTGGCTGCAATCTCGATCGCTTTCGCGTAGAAGCGGTACAAGTGCCGGAAATTATTACTAGTTTTTTAGGCGATCCCCAAACCTTTAATTCAGCCCTCAGTAAGACCTCACCTAATGTGTTTGCTCTGATTTATGAAGGATTGATTACCAGTCACGGGATTACCGGGGAAATTCAGCCCGCTCTGGCCGAATCCTGGGAAATTTCCGAGGATAATCTGGCGATTACCTTTCGCCTACGGAAGGGACTCCGGTGGTCCGATGGCCACCCGCTGACAGCCGATGATGTGATCTTTAGCTATCGCGACATCTACTTAAATGATGCAATTCCCACGGGAGCACGCGATATCTTGCGGGTGGGGGTTACCGGTGCATTACCCACGGTTGAAAAAATAGACGATCGTCAGGTAGTCTTTCACGTTCCGGAACCCTTTGCTCCCTTCCTGCGGAACACGGGTTTACCAATACTGCCTCGTCATATCCTAGCCGCATCTGTCCAAACCCTGGATGCGGATGGAAAACCCCTTTTCCTGTCCAAGTGGGGAGTGGGGACTCCCCCCCAGGAAATTGTGACAAACGGTATGTATACGATCGCTAGCTACGTCACCGGCCAGCGCATTGTGTTGCAGCGCAATCCCTACTACTGGCGGCGCGGCCCCATGGGGGAACCTCAACCCTATGTCCAACGGTTTATCTGGAAAATTGTTGAAAATCGGGATACCCAATTGCTCAAATTTCGTTCCGGCGATCTCGATGTAGCTGAACCCATGCGACCAGAGGATTTCCCCTTGCTCAAACGGGAGGAGAAACGCGGCAATTTCCGGGTGGAAATGGGCGGCCCCCGTCCTGGCACGGTCTTTATTTCCTTTAACCTCAACAAAGGCAGCCGCAATGGCAAACCCCTGGTTGATCCCATCAAGTCCAAATGGTTTAATACCCTGGCTTTCCGACAGGCCGTCGCCTATGCCATCGATCGTGACAAAATGATCGCCAACACCTTTCGGGGACTGGGGGCCAAAATTGATTCGCCGCTGACTAGCCAAAGCCCCTATTATCTGCCGCCGGCAGCCGGGTTGCCGGTTTATAATTACGACCCGGAAAAAGCCAAGCAACTCTTGTTAGAAGCCGGATTTCGGTATAACGATCGTAATGAATTACTCGATGCCAATGGGAACCGGGTGCGCTTTACCCTATTAACCAATGCCGAAAATACGATCCGGGTCTCAATGGCGGCCCAAATTAAACAAGACCTGGCTAAGATCGGCATTCAGGTGGACTTTACCCCGATCGCCTTCAGTGCGCTGGTAGATAAGTTAGGGAATACCCTGGATTGGGAGTGTCATTTACTCGGCTTTACCGGTGGGGTGGAACCCCATAGTGGGTTTAATATCTGGTCTCCCGATGGTTCACTCCATAGTTTTAACCAGAAACCCCTGCCCAACCAACCGCCCATTGAAGGCCGACAGGTGGCCGATTGGGAGCAGAAAATTGGTGATTTATACATTCAGGGTGCCCAGGAATTAGATGAGGACAAACGTCGGCAAATTTACGCTCAAACCCAGATCATCGCCCAGGAACAACTCCCCTTCATTCATCTAGCGACAGAATTGCTCATGTCCGCCGTGCGCAACACCATCCAGGGAGTGCAATTCTCGGATCTCGAAGGTGCTTTGTGGAATTTATACGAGATCCAGGTAACACCCTGA
- a CDS encoding glycerol-3-phosphate acyltransferase, whose protein sequence is MTLMQVWGALAIFILCPLLGGLPLIAGMTRLLTGKNLAQQGTGNLSVSAAFYHGGVIVGLCAVVSEALKGVLAVLLARQFFPTGSVWEILALIALVMGRYAIARGAGTTNVFWGYWVHDWRVAALVTLIGGVSFTVLRQRQQTQFGMLVLLPLVILLVYPTQGDRWLATLALSGCLAVIYRKIPDDLGLAATAAQPRSQRMLRFFQGHPVLLPLDRAPAAAKVGQKAATLGELLRQGYPVPPGWVLLPGDDPAVALTQLHPTPMQPLVVRSSAIGEDSVEASAAGQYQSFLHIRHSDQLAQAIRDCWQSYDRPQAVQYRRDRGLPDGNLAIIIQTQIRGVVSGVAFSRDPIARCGEAVMIEALPGEATQVVSGRVTPAAYRVLLSEAAFSQTLAQVETAVAGGRFSEGDATGMLPEVDWPIVPAGDAAINPEISPTLLRQVAFLARRLEAHFHGIPQDIEWTYDGERLWLLQSRPITTLVPIWTRKIAAEVIPGYIRPLTWSINRPLTCGVWGQLFTIVLGDRAQGLDFNQTATLLGSVAYFNATLLGTIFRRMGLPPESLEFLTRGAKFSKPPLGSTLRNLPGLLRLLGREIYLEKDWRRSYRRNLEPVLHALSQETLSDLDLPALWARVDRLLTALEQTTYYSILAPLSLALRQAILRVPETALDTQYLPEVAALRALRELATAIQHLLPRPESQGDTPASLQGAALFAQLAELPDARSLLERFDQIRDRFGYLSEVATDIAVPTWQEDPLPLRNLLAQFVAQPPVTPADPTPAPTPPSLAQRLVQRRLILKGQVSEVYNRLLAELRWTLLAIARHWQAAGILPEIEDIFFLELAEIQQGIDAGPDIAIAPLQAKIHDRRAQFEADRQQPQPPLLAYGNQPLTVMAPSPPAGATILYGLGTSPGQVTGYVKILKTWQALPAIEASTILVVPYTDAGWAPLLAQAGGIIAEVGGRLSHGAIVAREYGIPAVMDVHNACQLLRDGQRVCLDGQLGRVEVLD, encoded by the coding sequence ATGACGCTAATGCAGGTTTGGGGGGCACTGGCGATCTTCATCTTGTGCCCCCTGCTGGGGGGCTTGCCGTTGATTGCGGGGATGACTCGCCTGTTGACGGGCAAAAATCTGGCCCAACAGGGGACGGGAAATCTGAGTGTGTCGGCGGCGTTCTACCACGGGGGGGTGATCGTCGGTCTGTGTGCGGTGGTGTCGGAGGCGCTGAAGGGGGTGCTGGCGGTGTTGCTGGCACGGCAATTTTTCCCAACCGGATCGGTGTGGGAGATTCTGGCGCTGATTGCTCTGGTGATGGGGCGCTACGCGATCGCTAGGGGGGCGGGCACCACTAATGTGTTTTGGGGCTACTGGGTGCATGACTGGCGGGTGGCGGCCCTGGTAACCCTGATTGGGGGGGTGAGCTTTACGGTGCTGCGGCAACGGCAACAGACCCAGTTTGGGATGCTGGTGTTGCTCCCCCTGGTGATCCTGTTGGTCTATCCCACGCAGGGCGATCGCTGGCTGGCGACGCTGGCCTTGAGTGGGTGTCTGGCGGTTATCTATCGTAAGATTCCGGATGATCTGGGCCTTGCAGCCACGGCGGCCCAACCCCGAAGTCAGCGTATGTTGCGTTTTTTCCAGGGACATCCGGTCCTGCTGCCCCTCGATCGCGCACCGGCTGCGGCAAAAGTTGGTCAGAAGGCAGCCACGCTGGGGGAATTGTTGCGCCAGGGCTATCCGGTACCACCGGGATGGGTGCTGCTGCCAGGGGATGATCCGGCGGTTGCCTTAACCCAGCTACACCCAACGCCGATGCAGCCGCTGGTGGTGCGATCGTCGGCGATCGGGGAGGACAGCGTGGAGGCATCGGCAGCGGGTCAGTACCAAAGTTTTCTCCATATCCGCCATTCGGACCAATTGGCCCAGGCGATTCGGGATTGCTGGCAGTCCTACGATCGCCCGCAGGCGGTGCAATATCGCCGCGATCGGGGTTTACCGGACGGCAATTTGGCCATCATCATCCAAACCCAAATCCGGGGGGTGGTTTCTGGGGTTGCCTTTAGCCGGGACCCGATCGCCCGGTGTGGTGAGGCGGTGATGATCGAGGCGCTGCCGGGGGAGGCAACTCAGGTGGTGTCGGGACGGGTGACGCCTGCCGCCTATCGCGTATTGCTCTCGGAAGCAGCCTTTAGCCAAACCCTGGCCCAGGTTGAAACGGCGGTGGCGGGGGGGCGATTCTCCGAGGGAGACGCCACGGGAATGCTCCCAGAAGTTGATTGGCCGATCGTGCCCGCTGGTGATGCGGCCATCAACCCGGAGATTTCCCCCACCCTCTTGCGGCAGGTCGCCTTTCTGGCCCGTCGTCTGGAGGCCCACTTCCACGGCATTCCCCAGGATATTGAGTGGACCTATGATGGCGAACGGCTCTGGTTGCTGCAATCGCGTCCCATCACCACCCTGGTGCCCATCTGGACCCGTAAGATTGCGGCGGAAGTGATCCCAGGGTATATCCGGCCCCTCACTTGGTCGATTAATCGGCCCCTGACCTGTGGCGTGTGGGGGCAGTTATTCACGATCGTCCTGGGCGATCGTGCCCAGGGGCTGGACTTTAACCAAACCGCCACGCTCCTGGGGTCCGTTGCCTACTTTAATGCCACCCTGCTGGGAACGATTTTTCGGCGCATGGGGCTACCCCCGGAAAGCCTGGAGTTCCTGACGCGGGGGGCCAAATTCAGCAAGCCACCGCTCGGCTCCACCCTGCGCAATCTGCCCGGACTGCTGCGCCTGCTCGGTCGCGAGATTTATCTGGAAAAGGATTGGCGTCGATCGTACCGACGAAACCTGGAACCCGTTTTGCACGCCCTGTCCCAGGAAACGCTAAGCGATCTGGATCTGCCCGCCCTGTGGGCGCGGGTCGACCGCCTGCTGACAGCCCTTGAGCAGACAACCTATTACAGCATTCTGGCTCCCTTGAGTTTGGCCCTGCGGCAGGCCATCCTGCGGGTACCGGAGACGGCCCTGGATACCCAGTATTTACCCGAAGTTGCGGCCCTGCGAGCGTTGCGGGAGTTGGCAACGGCGATTCAGCATCTGCTGCCCCGCCCCGAATCACAGGGAGACACCCCCGCCTCCCTTCAAGGGGCTGCCCTCTTCGCCCAACTGGCGGAGTTGCCCGATGCCCGCTCGCTGCTCGAACGGTTTGATCAGATCCGCGATCGCTTTGGTTATCTCAGCGAAGTGGCCACGGATATCGCCGTTCCCACCTGGCAGGAAGACCCGCTCCCCCTGCGCAACCTATTGGCCCAGTTTGTCGCCCAACCCCCCGTTACCCCGGCAGATCCAACTCCCGCCCCCACGCCACCCTCCCTGGCCCAACGCCTGGTACAGCGGCGGCTGATCCTGAAGGGGCAAGTGAGCGAGGTCTATAATCGACTGTTGGCGGAACTGCGGTGGACCCTCCTGGCGATCGCCCGTCACTGGCAGGCAGCGGGAATTTTGCCTGAAATTGAGGATATTTTCTTCTTGGAACTGGCGGAAATTCAGCAGGGTATCGACGCCGGACCCGATATCGCGATCGCCCCCCTTCAGGCAAAGATTCACGATCGCCGTGCCCAATTCGAGGCCGATCGCCAGCAACCCCAGCCGCCCCTCCTTGCCTACGGCAACCAACCCCTAACCGTCATGGCCCCGTCCCCGCCAGCGGGCGCGACGATTCTGTACGGATTAGGGACGAGTCCCGGCCAAGTCACGGGGTACGTCAAGATCCTTAAAACCTGGCAAGCCCTGCCTGCGATCGAGGCGAGCACGATCCTGGTGGTCCCCTATACCGATGCGGGGTGGGCACCGCTGTTGGCCCAAGCCGGGGGCATTATTGCCGAAGTGGGTGGTCGGTTATCGCATGGAGCGATCGTGGCTCGTGAATATGGTATCCCAGCCGTAATGGATGTCCATAATGCGTGTCAACTGTTGCGCGATGGACAGCGGGTCTGCTTGGATGGACAACTGGGACGGGTTGAGGTCCTGGATTGA
- a CDS encoding universal stress protein translates to MQPRPQTCATTSAGLRVGGDTQPIPPEQVSLQPAISRLEATLCYPNLTQGRILVPASPQAPVTPSPEQATNLVVGYNGSAYSRAVLALTLAMAEQKQLLQSHLVLVHVVYVIDKIQPKTIAQADRILWQARCFASEWRGKLHAHLRVGPVAPALHQTAGAIAAEALLVGCYTPKHPLVQELASEVAYPILGLPW, encoded by the coding sequence ATGCAGCCTAGGCCACAAACCTGTGCGACGACCTCAGCCGGGTTACGGGTGGGTGGTGACACCCAGCCAATACCACCGGAGCAAGTCTCGCTGCAACCCGCTATTTCGCGTTTAGAAGCGACCCTATGCTATCCGAATTTGACTCAAGGCCGAATTCTTGTGCCGGCGTCACCCCAGGCGCCGGTTACCCCCAGCCCAGAGCAAGCGACCAACTTAGTGGTTGGCTACAATGGCTCCGCCTATAGTCGGGCAGTGCTTGCGTTAACCCTGGCAATGGCCGAGCAAAAACAATTGCTACAATCCCATCTTGTCCTTGTTCATGTGGTGTATGTGATTGATAAAATCCAGCCCAAAACGATTGCTCAGGCCGATCGCATTCTCTGGCAAGCCCGTTGTTTCGCCAGTGAGTGGCGCGGGAAACTCCATGCCCATTTACGAGTGGGTCCTGTAGCCCCAGCCCTCCATCAGACGGCGGGGGCGATCGCGGCAGAGGCACTCCTGGTTGGCTGCTATACTCCCAAGCATCCCCTTGTCCAAGAATTAGCATCAGAGGTTGCTTATCCCATCTTGGGCCTGCCTTGGTAG